From Phragmites australis chromosome 5, lpPhrAust1.1, whole genome shotgun sequence, a single genomic window includes:
- the LOC133919491 gene encoding uncharacterized protein LOC133919491 isoform X2 has translation MAAPEQEPNPEAVAPSPSREPPLDLEADTPAAVGGHALQPWEQHAAVINLPRYDYRASGSLLLRSCSGFLITCPIKREKSATKEAISILEEYIGCAHLSENSEPCDVKIAAKRRKLCSETSEDLEESATNGKNDAPESTGSIGDSNSPQSKTNENVDKTSKLSLVKLSRSGLLFFKFPSGGFHVVQMLKEVLHSLRSGKLKSPQWCHRIFPIQETCVLSETELHATVSRLFLDFLRSKKDHDEPIKFAVAYNRRGIDETEMKLPKKSNEGLNQQALMDREQCFKVVAAAVKSVAENSVVDLRSPEHVPCWMQGVSEDHFRFH, from the exons ATGGCGGCGCCGGAGCAGGAGCCCAATCCCGAAGCCGTAGCCCCATCGCCATCCCGCGAGCCGCCTCTGGATCTAGAAGCCGATACCCCTGCCGCTGTCGGCGGCCATGCGCTGCAGCCATGGGAGCAGCACGCCGCCGTGATCAACCTCCCGCGCTACGACTACCGCGCGTCCGGgtccctcctcctccgctcctGCTCAGGCTTCCTCATCACCTGCCCCATCA AACGTGAGAAAAGTGCAACCAAGGAAGCCATTTCCATTCTTGAAGAG TACATTGGTTGTGCACATTTGTCAGAAAACTCGGAACCATGTGATGTGAAAATTGCagcaaagagaagaaaattgtgCTCTGAAACATCGGAAGATTTAGAAGAATCAGCAACAAATGGGAAGAATGATGCTCCAGAATCAACTG GCAGCATAGGGGATTCCAATTCACCTCAGTCCAAGACAAATGAAAATGTTGACAAGACTTCAAAGCTCTCACTGGTTAAGCTATCAAGAAGCGGTTTGCTTTTCTTTAAATTCCCTAGTGGTGGCTTTCATGTTGTTCAGATGCTAAAAGAAGTGCTTCATTCACTCAGATCTGGGAAGCTTAAATCTCCACA ATGGTGTCACCGCATATTTCCCATTCAGGAAACTTGTGTTCTATCAGAAACAGAACTACATGCCACTGTGTCGAGGTTATTCCTTGACTTCTTAAGAAGCAAGAAGGACCACGATGAGCCTATCAAG TTCGCAGTTGCGTATAATAGAAGAGGAATTGATGAGACAGAGATGAAGCTGCCGAAGAAAAGTAATGAAGGTTTGAATCAACAAGCTTTGATGGACAGGGAACAATGTTTCAAGGTCGTTGCTGCTGCTGTCAAATCAGTCGCTGAGAACTCAGTGGTGGATCTTAGATCTCCTGAG CATGTTCCTTGTTGGATGCAGGGTGTGTCGGAAGACCATTTCAGATTTCACTAG
- the LOC133919492 gene encoding probable N6-adenosine-methyltransferase MT-A70-like: protein MEAQTDAAPGGGDDLATMRDQCRILEESISARREVQLDLIASLQHLVPDLVPSLDRSLRLIAAFNGRPFVPTPNPNAAAHAQNPNLKHPHRRTLPDPARSTRRKTSPGSSPTSAAAGGAGAVGGIDAVRTMVAVCLLELVPFAEIDAAALARRLQAETSSASEAERAALADLAAELGGSVPAAVALALRRIAEDGGGLQIEEAFIGGKQMTMVWAIDRSKLLKELPESASVPQVQPPRTPQAAPPETDASSAMIPRAPPPQPQPDMWGHPMPPMFPRSRGMAMPRIPPGLMPLQRPFMAPGAVIPMGGGPGPSPTQLKQRTEEDDLKDLALLLNKKTYREKQNTKTGEELLDLIHRPTAKETAVAAKFKTKGGSQLKEYCTNLTKEDCRRQTGSFVACDKVHFRRIIAPHTDTNLGDCSFLDTCRHTKTCKYVHYELDQTPDVPPMMAGALAPPRQIKPQRAEYCSEIELGESQWINCDIRNFRMDILGQFGVIMADPPWDIHMELPYGTMADDEMRTLNVPALQTDGLIFLWVTGRAMELGRECLELWGYKRVEEIIWVKTNQLQRIIRTGRTGHWLNHSKEHCLVGIKGNPLVNRNIDTDVIVAEVRETSRKPDEMYAMLERISPRTRKLELFARMHNTQAGWLSLGNQLNGVRLVDEGLRARYKAAYPDGGVQPSSPPRTSAPMDVDQSNSQKPSAAPDGGERPA from the exons ATGGAGGCGCAGACCGACGCCGCCCCCGGCGGCGGTGACGACCTGGCGACCATGCGCGATCAGTGTCGGATCTTGGAAGAGTCCATCTCCGCCCGCCGGGAGGTGCAACTCGACCTCATCGCCTCCCTCCAGCACCTCGTCCCGGACCTGGTCCCCTCCCTCGACCGCTCCCTCCGCCTCATCGCTGCCTTCAACGGCCGCCCCTTCGTCCCCACCCCGAACCCCAACGCCGCCGCGCACGCGCAGAACCCCAACCTCAAGCACCCCCACCGCCGCACCCTCCCAGACCCGGCCCGCTCCACCCGCCGCAAGACCTCGCCCGGATCCTCCCCGACCTCCGCCGCGGCGGgaggcgccggcgccgtcggAGGCATCGATGCCGTGCGCACCATGGTCGCCGTGTGCCTCCTCGAGCTAGTCCCCTTCGCCGAGATCGACGCCGCCGCGCTCGCGCGCCGCCTGCAGGCGGAAACGTCGTCCGCCAGCGAGGCAGAGCGGGCGGCTCTCGCCGACCTCGCGGCGGAGCTGGGAGGCTCCGTGCCCGCCGCGGTGGCCCTGGCGCTCCGTCGCATTGCGGAAGACGGCGGTGGCTTGCAGATCGAGGAGGCCTTCATTGGGGGCAAGCAGATGACGATGGTCTGGGCCATCGACCGGAGCAAACTCCTCAAAGAGCTACCGGAGTCCGCCTCTGTGCCCCAAGTCCAACCTCCGCGAACTCCACAGGCGGCCCCGCCCGAGACTGATGCTAGCAGCGCCATGATACCGAGGGCCCccccgccgcagccgcagccggaTATGTGGGGACACCCAATGCCACCGATGTTCCCACGGTCTAGGGGCATGGCGATGCCGAGGATTCCGCCAGGATTGATGCCGCTGCAGCGGCCATTCATGGCGCCAGGGGCGGTTATCCCAATGGGTGGTGGTCCGGGACCCAGCCCCACCCAGCTGAAGCAGAGGACAGAGGAGGACGACCTGAAGGATTTAGCGCTGCTGCTGAACAAGAAGACATATAGAGAGAAGCAGAATACGAAGACTGGAGAGGAGCTGCTGGATCTCATTCACCGGCCTACGGCAAAAGAGACTGCTGTCGCAGCAAAG TTCAAAACAAAGGGTGGCTCCCAGCTAAAGGAATATTGTACCAATTTAACTAAAGAAGATTGCCGACGCCAAACAGGTTCCTTTGTGGCCTGTGATAAG GTCCACTTTCGGCGTATTATCGCTCCTCATACTGATACAAACCTAGGAGACTGTTCTTTCCTGGACACTTGCCGTCACACAAAG ACTTGCAAGTATGTCCACTACGAGCTTGATCAAACACCAGATGTACCTCCAATGATGGCTGGTGCCCTTGCACCACCTAGGCAAATAAAGCCCCAGAGAGCTGAATATTGTTCAGAAATAGAGCTTGGAGAATCTCAATGGATAAACTGTGATATTCGGAACTTCAGAATGGACATCTTAGGACAGTTTGGGGTGATTATGGCTGACCCCCCTTGGGATATTCATATGGAGCTCCCATATGGCACAATGGCTGACGATGAAATGAGGACACTTAATGTTCCAGCTTTGCAAACTGATGGTTTAATTTTCTTATGGGTCACTGGTCGTGCAATGGAACTTGGGCGTGAATG TCTGGAGCTCTGGGGTTACAAGCGTGTTGAGGAAATTATCTGGGTGAAGACTAATCAACTTCAACGAATCATTCGAACTGGCCGCACTGGCCATTGGTTGAATCACAGTAAAGAACATTGTCTTGTTGGAATAAAAGGAAACCCTTTAGTGAACAGGAATATAGACACTGACGTTATTGTTGCCGAAGTGCGTGAAACAAGCAGAAAACCTGATGAG ATGTACGCCATGCTAGAACGGATAAgcccaaggacaaggaagctgGAACTGTTTGCAAGAATGCATAATACACAAGCTGG ATGGCTTTCTCTGGGTAACCAGTTAAACGGAGTAAGGCTTGTCGATGAAGGGTTGCGAGCAAGGTACAAGGCTGCTTATCCCGATGGTGGGGTGCAGCCGTCATCACCTCCCAGAACAAGCGCACCTATGGATGTTGACCAAAGCAATTCACAGAAACCTAGTGCTGCGCCAGATGGTGGCGAGAGACCTGCCTGA
- the LOC133919493 gene encoding uncharacterized protein LOC133919493, whose product MEFCPACGMLLQIDPASGRHRLRLFCPTCPYVCPIQNKIVKRARLVKKEVEPIFSGADAMKFAPKTATSCPRCHHGEAYFKQMQIRSADEPMTTFYKCCKEECQLEWRDD is encoded by the exons ATGGAGTTCTGCCCGGCGTGCGGGATGCTGCTGCAGATCGACCCGGCCAGCGGCAGACACCGCCTGCGCCTCTTCTGCCCCACCTGCCCCTACGTCTGCCCCATCCAGAACAAG ATCGTGAAGAGGGCGAGGCTGGTGAAGAAGGAGGTGGAGCCCATCTTCAGCGGCGCCGACGCCATGAAATTCGCCCCCAAGACCGCCA CTTCATGCCCAAGATGCCACCATGGAGAAGCATACTTCAAGCAGATGCAGATTCGATCAGCTGATGAGCCAATGACAACATTCTACAAGTGTTGCAAAGAAGAGTGCCAGCTTGAATGGAGGGATGACTGA
- the LOC133919491 gene encoding uncharacterized protein LOC133919491 isoform X3: MAAPEQEPNPEAVAPSPSREPPLDLEADTPAAVGGHALQPWEQHAAVINLPRYDYRASGSLLLRSCSGFLITCPIKREKSATKEAISILEEYIGCAHLSENSEPCDVKIAAKRRKLCSETSEDLEESATNGKNDAPESTGSIGDSNSPQSKTNENVDKTSKLSLVKLSRSGLLFFKFPSGGFHVVQMLKEVLHSLRSGKLKSPQWCHRIFPIQETCVLSETELHATVSRLFLDFLRSKKDHDEPIKFAVAYNRRGIDETEMKLPKKSNEGLNQQALMDREQCFKVVAAAVKSVAENSVVDLRSPEGVSEDHFRFH; the protein is encoded by the exons ATGGCGGCGCCGGAGCAGGAGCCCAATCCCGAAGCCGTAGCCCCATCGCCATCCCGCGAGCCGCCTCTGGATCTAGAAGCCGATACCCCTGCCGCTGTCGGCGGCCATGCGCTGCAGCCATGGGAGCAGCACGCCGCCGTGATCAACCTCCCGCGCTACGACTACCGCGCGTCCGGgtccctcctcctccgctcctGCTCAGGCTTCCTCATCACCTGCCCCATCA AACGTGAGAAAAGTGCAACCAAGGAAGCCATTTCCATTCTTGAAGAG TACATTGGTTGTGCACATTTGTCAGAAAACTCGGAACCATGTGATGTGAAAATTGCagcaaagagaagaaaattgtgCTCTGAAACATCGGAAGATTTAGAAGAATCAGCAACAAATGGGAAGAATGATGCTCCAGAATCAACTG GCAGCATAGGGGATTCCAATTCACCTCAGTCCAAGACAAATGAAAATGTTGACAAGACTTCAAAGCTCTCACTGGTTAAGCTATCAAGAAGCGGTTTGCTTTTCTTTAAATTCCCTAGTGGTGGCTTTCATGTTGTTCAGATGCTAAAAGAAGTGCTTCATTCACTCAGATCTGGGAAGCTTAAATCTCCACA ATGGTGTCACCGCATATTTCCCATTCAGGAAACTTGTGTTCTATCAGAAACAGAACTACATGCCACTGTGTCGAGGTTATTCCTTGACTTCTTAAGAAGCAAGAAGGACCACGATGAGCCTATCAAG TTCGCAGTTGCGTATAATAGAAGAGGAATTGATGAGACAGAGATGAAGCTGCCGAAGAAAAGTAATGAAGGTTTGAATCAACAAGCTTTGATGGACAGGGAACAATGTTTCAAGGTCGTTGCTGCTGCTGTCAAATCAGTCGCTGAGAACTCAGTGGTGGATCTTAGATCTCCTGAG GGTGTGTCGGAAGACCATTTCAGATTTCACTAG
- the LOC133919491 gene encoding uncharacterized protein LOC133919491 isoform X1, which produces MAAPEQEPNPEAVAPSPSREPPLDLEADTPAAVGGHALQPWEQHAAVINLPRYDYRASGSLLLRSCSGFLITCPIKREKSATKEAISILEEYIGCAHLSENSEPCDVKIAAKRRKLCSETSEDLEESATNGKNDAPESTGSIGDSNSPQSKTNENVDKTSKLSLVKLSRSGLLFFKFPSGGFHVVQMLKEVLHSLRSGKLKSPQWCHRIFPIQETCVLSETELHATVSRLFLDFLRSKKDHDEPIKFAVAYNRRGIDETEMKLPKKSNEGLNQQALMDREQCFKVVAAAVKSVAENSVVDLRSPEVAVLVEMLPLSGVPLGSSVAGVSVLPAELISTKPRLCVRSLVSDAKAAKK; this is translated from the exons ATGGCGGCGCCGGAGCAGGAGCCCAATCCCGAAGCCGTAGCCCCATCGCCATCCCGCGAGCCGCCTCTGGATCTAGAAGCCGATACCCCTGCCGCTGTCGGCGGCCATGCGCTGCAGCCATGGGAGCAGCACGCCGCCGTGATCAACCTCCCGCGCTACGACTACCGCGCGTCCGGgtccctcctcctccgctcctGCTCAGGCTTCCTCATCACCTGCCCCATCA AACGTGAGAAAAGTGCAACCAAGGAAGCCATTTCCATTCTTGAAGAG TACATTGGTTGTGCACATTTGTCAGAAAACTCGGAACCATGTGATGTGAAAATTGCagcaaagagaagaaaattgtgCTCTGAAACATCGGAAGATTTAGAAGAATCAGCAACAAATGGGAAGAATGATGCTCCAGAATCAACTG GCAGCATAGGGGATTCCAATTCACCTCAGTCCAAGACAAATGAAAATGTTGACAAGACTTCAAAGCTCTCACTGGTTAAGCTATCAAGAAGCGGTTTGCTTTTCTTTAAATTCCCTAGTGGTGGCTTTCATGTTGTTCAGATGCTAAAAGAAGTGCTTCATTCACTCAGATCTGGGAAGCTTAAATCTCCACA ATGGTGTCACCGCATATTTCCCATTCAGGAAACTTGTGTTCTATCAGAAACAGAACTACATGCCACTGTGTCGAGGTTATTCCTTGACTTCTTAAGAAGCAAGAAGGACCACGATGAGCCTATCAAG TTCGCAGTTGCGTATAATAGAAGAGGAATTGATGAGACAGAGATGAAGCTGCCGAAGAAAAGTAATGAAGGTTTGAATCAACAAGCTTTGATGGACAGGGAACAATGTTTCAAGGTCGTTGCTGCTGCTGTCAAATCAGTCGCTGAGAACTCAGTGGTGGATCTTAGATCTCCTGAG GTGGCAGTACTAGTAGAGATGCTGCCCCTTTCTGGGGTACCCCTTGGATCTTCGGTGGCTGGGGTGTCCGTTCTCCCAGCCGAACTCATCTCGACTAAGCCTCGCCTTTGCGTCAGGTCTTTGGTGTCGGATGCAAAAGCAGCAAAGAAGTGA
- the LOC133917652 gene encoding myb family transcription factor MOF1-like: protein MAGGAAGGGRSGAATRRYSRSKVPRLRWTSELHHSFVRAVDCLGGQDKATPKLILQLMDVRGLTIAHVKSHLQMYRSSWHDTGKKEMMQPQLVHLKHSFTVDEGGPKEFMCPPMKRAKVGTEVTEAAATLESMQGNSDMGALGTAHCGDDYMQAMAMGRRRISEGLGWQRDAVASTLQELGFWVRGSEPFKVHQISRPIPDHLSPVMRQLYSKDINFENRRFLFSSATRGEAASVSSWPSEGSCVLSSPSSMSFSGCSGPSGGCFAGQRLNLDLSLSICGS from the exons ATGGCCGGTGGCGCCGCCGGCGGTGGGAGGAGCggggcggcgacgaggaggtACAGCAGGTCCAAGGTGCCCAGGCTGAGGTGGACCAGCGAGCTCCACCACAGCTTCGTCCGAGCCGTCGACTGCCTCGGTGGGCAAGACA AAGCTACTCCTAAGCTCATTCTCCAGCTCATGGACGTTAGAGGGCTCACCATTGCTCATGTCAAGAGCCACCTTCAG ATGTACAGAAGTTCATGGCATGATACTGGAAAGAAAG AGATGATGCAGCCACAGCTAGTACATCTGAAGCACTCATTCACCGTTGATGAGGGAGGCCCCAAAGAGTTCATGTGCCCACCCATGAAAAG GGCAAAGGTAGGGACAGAAGTCACAGAAGCTGCAGCCACACTCGAAAGCATGCAGGGGAACAGTGACATGGGGGCTCTTGGCACCGCGCACTGCGGCGATGATTACATGCAAGCAATGGCCATGGGTAGGAGGAGGATAAGCGAGGGCCTCGGATGGCAGAGGGATGCTGTTGCTTCTACCCTGCAAGAACTGGGATTCTGGGTGCGAGGATCTGAGCCTTTCAAGGTACACCAG ATTAGCAGGCCCATACCAGATCATCTCAGCCCTGTGATGAGGCAGCTATATTCCAAGGACATCAACTTTGAAAACAGACGCTTCCTGTTCAGCAGCGCAACTAGAGGTGAAGCAGCCAGTGTCTCCTCCTGGCCCAGTGAAGGCAGCTGCGTCCtctcgtcgccgtcgtcgaTGAGCTTCAGTGGATGCTCGGGACCGTCAGGCGGCTGCTTTGCCGGACAGAGACTTAACCTGGACCTTTCCCTTTCAATATGTGGATCATGA